The sequence gcctacactacataccgcATATCCgggatggatcctctaaagtacatatttcagaaactcaTGCCTActaggaagttggctaaatggcagataatattgagtgagttcgatatcgtctatgtaactcaaaaggcggttaagggacaagcattggcaaatcatcttgctgaaaatccggtgggaggagaatacgagcctttgaaaacatattttcctgatgaagaagtgtcattcgtaggggaagacattaccaaagtatatgacggttggagaatattcTTTAatagagctgcaaatttcaaaggagtaggcattggagcagttttgataTCACaaatgggtcagcattatccggtgtctgctaaacttagatttccctactgttgatacccaatttttcctcaaacttatttttaaatttgcatatatatCTTCAAAATTACTTTTTATAATTGGTATCtttccataattttccatattattatcaatttatttttctaatttattcagtactttatatctaataattattcataaattacattacaagtaatttcaaagtatttcttagctcaatatatcatttttactcctattaggatttaattatttcacaaattagcaAATTCGGCATTCTATGGCTATACATACaacaattttgcaattatagcctaattgtacactttatgctattttaattcaataatcaGCCATTTTATATTTCTAATATTATTTAATTAccttaatttcacctatttagctttaatttcacattatctaattattagctaaatttattaattatttatctaattttggtgggtatttaacaattagccaatttatttaaattatagcctaaTTAAACCTGGTCCAAATTAAATAACTAACCAGACCCCAAGCCCAATACCctatcctacccgacccaatccCCATTCCATATGAGTCATTGATTATTTTGAATCAATGGTCCAGATTAGCCCCTTCCTAATTTAACCCCCTAATGACTACCCCCGTCTCTCATTTCCCCCatctcattctctctcaaccggtctctctgtctccctctctctatctttggttctctctagaaccttatCTTCTCCCCTCCTCTCTGATGGACCCtgtccaccttctccggccacaTCCCACGccggaaaccatggcctctcatcatctcaTGGCCTCTGTTTTACCCCAAATCGGTTTGATGCTACCCtgaggtcctcaggtgaacctggAGAGGTTCAACTCCTACCTATGGTCCTTCATGCCATTTTCCGGCCACCTCcggccgttcgagtaagatctattacttttccggctaaaaccggtaacattttaaggttttctcatcttctctgagTTCTCTAAAACCTACTTTTTaagattttctgatttcttttagatctgtgtatattatgagtttttgttattttcctcaaaggtttttttttcgatttttgtaAAGTAACTCTTCATCTTCAACTAGGGTTTTAACCCCTTTTAAAAAAAACgtttttcttctgatttttttGGTATTAATCTACGACTCTCATTGTGTTTAAGCTTTTGTTTGAGCCTTATCCTTTACCCGAGTTattctgttgaaaaccctaatgtttCTTAAGTTTCTGAGTTCGTCTTGGTTGCTATGTTCAATTAATCTATATATTTCTTATGAATGTTCTATGCTTCTGTGGTTTTACCCTATGTTTGCTTGTTAGAGTGTATGGTTGCAACTATTCCTGCCTATTATGTGATCTTATTCTATTTCTGGTTCACCAATGTTGCTGAAACTTCACTTCTCCTGCATGTATTACCTCTATTCTGTTAATTTAGGTCATGCTCTATGTGAATTCCTGATTTATATGGTTTTACCCTATGTGTGCTTGTTAGAGTTGCTGATTTTTGTCTATTATGAGTTTAATCTATTTATTCTCATGAGCTTATGCTAATTTCTCCTAAAAGTGGTATTGTTCTCTGTTTGTGGATCTTCGAATCCCTGTGATTGGTTCTTCATCGATCTTGCATGATATTCTCTATTGATTCTTGAGATATCCCTTTAATTAAGGTTGGCTTCCTGTTTATCCTTGCCTATAGCATGTTACTCCGCTCATGTGTGATATTTTTCTTTGATAAATATTGATTACCTGTAATGAGAATCTCACTCGAGGATCTCCTTACTGATTTCCAGAATTTGAAATATCTCTTGCCTTATTTCTCTGGTTGATTCCGCTATCAAACTAATTTGTATATTTTGTCCTTAAATAGGATTCTGAACTTGACCTTAACTGCATGCTCTATACCTATATTACACTTGTACTACTTACTTATTGTGTTATAAACAGCTTTActtgattcctttccttatttttccacTACTTCCTACCGTTTGAgtatgattccttaattaaaggaagtctgtCTACTAAATTGATTCTAATTAATGTTTATTTCTATAATTACTGCTGAACTATTATTTTTACCATATTCTTCTGCCcgctttcaaactatatatactcTATTCATTCATTGGCATAAGAGACAAACAAAAATCTGTTCAACTCTCTCTCACAACCAaaactctctattctctcttctgtgctacttgctactattctaaGTTAGTCGGCTGCGAGCCAAGGCTGACTACTGTGCCTCTCCTATTtcttctttgtgttttactttcttcacttcactggtatgttctaattcagATTTCAGTTCCTCAAACCAACATGTTTCTATTAATTTTACAATTCCTTGTATTTCTGATATGCTTGTATTTACTATTTTTGCTATTTAACATGTAATTAGGATCCTGAATTCCCTCTACATGTTAAGTTATGCTTTACTTGTCAATGACTAGCATGTTTCTGTATGCTTAGTACATGTTTCTTATGTGAATCCCCATGATTGGGTACGTTAATTTGATCATGGTCTTAGTTGTTTGATGTTGATATGTTAATCTAATCCAATACCCTACTGTCCCCCTGACCCTATAAACCTGTAGGAGTTTCTGATTGTGTGCTCATATATGTTCCTGTCTGCTACATGTTTGCCTCGCATGCTCTATATTAGTCCCTCCAATCCCCTTCCATTGCTTGTGTTTGCTGGACTATTCTTGGTCTTTGGTGTGATGCTGATTTTGTTTTGGTTCTGAGAATTGTATGCATGctccttcaaattgttttcatctGTTAAACTTTGTCATAAAACTATTCCAATAAAGTCTCTCTTTTCAAAACTATTTCTTACTTACCctttttcaaaattgttttctTACTTAAACTCTTCAAAACTATGtcgagcactctcactctactcttagaccactaagttctgcACCTTTTATGTGAGAATTGCCtcgggacccttgagctccctctaatcTTTGACACACAAAGACTGGCCTTTCTACACTGCACTTACCctatcttggctatgaaatctgggtagGAGCACTGCCCAAAAtctcttgaggtccttagggaactccgAATTATGAGAAAGGTTGCGAAACAATACTTGGCATTGAGGACCTGGAGACTTGGGCCTATTCTGTAGGCTCCATAtaattaacttcttctttttttctttattttcagttaCATAATTCCTATTCAAAGGCCTGCAATAATTATGTAAATGACTTTGGGGTTGGATAGTAAAAAAGGGGTGGGTAATATGCATGTTGTAGTATAATCCatagtagaaatcatgttccGTGGTTTACTTTCTCTATGCGCAATAGCAGCTATGTTTAGGTATGACATGCCAAGCACTCCATACATTAGATTTCATGCTATTTAGGATTTATATGTACTGTTTTCAGCATCTCATCCACACTTAGAAATACTGTCTATAGGgtagataataacaataaaataagctgCTATTATATGATTCCGCCCATGTAAATATGTTCTGAAATTTCATTTAGAAATCTTGCCTTATGATAAACGTGTTAACACAAATTGTTATTCAGGCACTTACCATACTGCAACTATGCTCCGCACTTAGAGATCCCACTTTAggtaaacaacatcaaaactgtCACTCCTGCCCATTTTGAAGTTGTGCATAATTTGATGTGCATTTAGAAATAATGTTTAAGTTATTAAGCATCACGCTGCATTAGACATCATGTTATAGTATCGCACTTATTCAATCACACTAGTCTAAATACAGACGTATAAACAGTCCTCCTGTTCTAAACAAACTGGTAATTAGTCTCTGGATGTTTGCAACATTTACAATTGCATGCTATTAGGTATAACAACCTGGAATTATTAACAAATATGAATAACTGCTACATAttattttacgcctaggcaagccttaggtaaccgCCTTTAAAATAAAACTAGAACCATCTTTGTGATTAGTATTTaactgtcagcatgttaaaattagtaggcaagcctgattaggactttctttctgagttatgtaataaatctgactctgatgttatcacttagatacaatgcttaggatctgaatttagaccttaattgtgtatgagtcatgttgtttatgtgtaTTATGTGTGGAGGCATATCTGAGACTTTTATTTATCTTCCATGCTCCCCTTTAATTGAAGTCCAATCTGTTTATTACGTgtcaccttagtattttacctttaaacttgagggtctgcctagaacccccttttttataggataggagtcctaaattcctccgggacaaATAGGAAGGGATGAGCAaaagcatgcaataggggtcgagaccaaccctcactttaattaccttcatggggtgggaaagggtagatatggatatgatgattggtgcgttaatatcacgtgtatcccctctttgaggagtatcatactgggtattgcattgatgtgatccatattataaacaaacctagtaTACCCCTTTACATTCctaaatatgcttagattgtaattcttttcaaaatctagcTTTTCATTAACTATTTTCAAACATTTGTgtacttaaacttaaatcccctattattggAGCCatacatgtttatttgctaaattgtaCAAATCCACAAAAGTTGTTTGGCCAGGAACAACACtggtggatcctgaggggtgcgtGACACCTTCCCCTTTGGATAATTTCAAgaccttaccctatctctagttaccAAGCGCAATTATAAATGAACCccctaggtgccctaacgcactttAAATCGTTAGGTcgcgactcttcaaaatgcaaagCCCTTTCCcaaaggaacgagttgtctcaaccaaaatgtcataaatccgatttcgcgagaaaaactaggtgcgacagcatggcgacttcGCGAGGGATTTTTAgtcttttaccatttcagatcgtttttgtgaatttgtaccccctatgtgcaattatttgtttaattcctttaagcttttaatttcttcttcaaaagaaaaCTAACGTATCTTTCTGTTTCCTTCCTTTGTAAGCGTTTTAAATTATAAAgttgttgtatttatcgctttctgaatatgcaaatacatgacaacatgcttttaattatacataatcatgctcaatatcatactccactcatgccaaaAAAAATACTATAAcaatgcttgatgagtggttgctccattcctatatcattaccccctaaatttagaaaggcttatttgcagtaaaactagtcgatcagcggtgcagtcgacggttctgtgccttcccccttgagttgtccgcttaagggtactagtctaaaataGAGACCTTACTCTATTATTGTTGTTGCATGCATCATAGTGAAACCTAGCCAGACTAAAAGTGTTGTCCGCACAATAGCTTTTAAGGTAGCCTTGTCCatagtccactgggtttccctaaacctaaacggacatcatcacgttcaaagcatttatttggagaactaaatgtttcatgctaattgttgatgttaaatagtcgagtctggtagggggtaagggcctaacttTGTTTGCCTTGCAGAAATTTAAGGCACGATGTCACCAGATTCGGAatggtcaccaatatccacccaagattgtctgagttggtgggaagatttaccttctagtgacaaaaccctcgtcagaaaatatctgggtaatctaccatccctcctggagatccagtctaacaacatgataatagaggctgctaccttattttgggattgtgaaagggcgtAGTTACTAagcgtagttataaatgaacctcctaggtgccctaacgcactttaaatcgttaggtggcgactcttccaGATGCAAAGCCCTTTCCCAAAGAAACGAGTTGTctcaaccaaaatgtcataaacccaatttcacGAGAAAACTAggcgcgatagcatggcgactccgctggggatttttaggcttttaccatttcagattgtttttgtgaatttgtaccccttatgtgcaattatttgtttaattcctttaagcgtttaatttcttcttcaaaagaaaaCTAACGTATCTTTCTGTTTCCTTCCTTTGTAAGCGTTTTAAATTATAAagctgttgtatttatcgctttctgaatatgcaaatacatgacaacatgcttttaattattacataatcatgctcaacatcatactccattcatgccaaacaaaatactATAACaattctatcaaaaccctagataacaaactagctattcataatagtatgtaaaactacaatactaataGTCAtgaccaacaatgaaaaataggaagagggaggaaaaactcgtagaagaattccccgtcttgctcctattgtgtctcagcctccttaggtctaataTGTGTCAAAAGTGTGTCCAACCTCTTAAAATACCGTTTTCCATGAATATATACCAAGTAAGGTTGGTCCCAAATAATTATACATTATCCTATGTTATAAAGGACAATTTTTCAGGTCTAGACGCTCGCGGTCGCGGTCCGGGTGCGGTATTTTCCCAGTGCACTACCTCAGTCCGAATCAAGGACCGCGGTCGCAGTTTTGACTGCATTTTTCACCCTGTTTCGTTTGGAATTAGGAAAAATGTAAAGCAAAAACTTTGTAGCCCTTTGAATTGGCTTTTTCACCATATATTATATAGTCCAAATGGAGTTCGGAGCCAAgggttatgtctattttactagacaatgtgcaatatgcctactcgagtaTTTGTTTGTTCTTAACTATCAAATatgacccccgaacacgatcccggcttaattccttggacttttactcagacttcaaagctccaaataactagaatttattccataacatctatatagttTGTAATCAATCCTACACGACATAAAATACACCATTAGTaaaaaacactagcgattaaagctcaaactcaattaaagtgcagtaaattagagtgtaataagcgactaatatatgcaattatagcctatcatcacatGCGGAAAAGGTTTAGGAATCTTAGGTATGCGAAACTTCATCGGGATCGGCTTGGGTGCCATGCTTGGGTGAAAAGGTTTTTGCAAGAACTTTTGGGAGTCCATACCCTTCAGTATCGGCGTTTCCCCGGGATTTGATCGACCATAGAgttgtaagtttccaccttcttatcgTTTTCCTCGATACTCTTTTTGCCCTAGTCAGTTCATTTTAGGAGTTCCTCAAGCATATTCATGATTACAGGATTGGTCTCCGATACTTTCTTGTTCGATCTTCTTGAGACTGATTCGACCATGTGGGCAACTTCCTGGGACGACTCGGGCACGATCCTACTCGGTGGGTAATTCTGGTTTTGGAGCTGGGCTATCGCTGCCTATGCCTGCCgagcctacaacatttcaaagaTCACCCGCGAGTTGATCCCTCCATCTTCGTTGCCATGTGTGCTTTGAGCAACTGATAGAACATCCCTATAGATGATTCCCTTGAGATCGACGACCAAATTTGCCTTGACAACTACATTTTAGCTGATGTCGATTAGATTTACGGCCGGAACTCCACCGAGATCGATCGGGGGTACGTCATTCCCTGGTGTTATGTTATCATTTTCGCCGTGGTGGCCGAAATTATTATCAACGTGTAGGGGTGCTGACTGAGAGATCAACATTTCGGTCCTGGAATCAAAGATACTCCAAAGAGGTAGTGTAAAATAGTGGGTGTTATGAAAGTTTGTATTAAGTAAcaactattatccttagccctacaatgggcgccaaactgtttagcCCCATAATCgggtaacaattgaatttatacgcatCTTTTAGGATACGTGATATAATGTGACACAAGTTGAGAAAATAgattaaaactaaaattaacgataaaaaaataaatgcaaaccacacgAATTGAGTAGTCTTAGCCTTGGAGTTTGATCACCCTCTAGAAGAGAACTGCCTCAATCGATGTCAGAATAGAATAAGATGATAATGAGACCTTGAAATAACAGTGTATTGCTTTTTAATGTGTGTTACAATGTGTATTATAAATAATCAGaccccttttatatagtaggggagtcctactttaGATATAATTCCACAAAAGGTAAGAAATCTCATGTTTTGCTAATTAATAGGTCATTCGTTGATATGTGCCAAGAATCTCACCGTGATATTTGACCGGTTACTGATATTTCGGCCTTCCGTTATTCGGTCTGATAATATTCCTTGATCTTGGTCGGAGTCCGAGTCGGTTCCGGAGCTATGAGCTCGATGATCTTGAAGACGCATGCTCTAACTTCGTATCTTGGTTCGATATAATTCGGGGTCGATCTTTAACCCATCACGTTTCAGCCCCGGTCTCTCACGCAATAGAAGAGCTGTTTCTACCATATACAGCATTGCTAATGGCCATGGAAGCCCATTTCCTCGAAATTATTTGGATAACATGAATATATTAGTTAGGTTAGCGTCTAATAGTGCTTACTTTTGAAAAGATCAAAGACGTACCAACCCCGATGAGAAAAGAGTGTCatatatagccttgacaagaGCTGAGTGGTTCTAACACCAAAATGTTTAGATCGCAGCTCGTGTCAATATTCTTCATTTTATCTTTTGCTCTTTCTCCCGTTTTCGGGGATTTCGACCAAATGCAACTCGTCTTAACATGGCCACCGACTTATTGCCACGAAAAGAGTTGCGCAAGAATTCCAACAAATTTCAGAATTCATGGGCTTTGGCCAGACAACCAGCACGAACTGCTGAATAACTGTAAGAAGTCGTTTACGACAATCACGGTATAATCACAACATTATTTTATCAATTGCTTATAaatttttctttattcatttcgACATTTTCCTTTCTGTTATTACTATTACTTTTATTGATTGAAGCTGTGTCCCTAATTTTTATAGAATAGCAGTAAAAGCAATGCGCTGGACGACCGCTGGCCTGATCTAAAATACAGCAAAATGAAAACTATACAAACACAAGATTTCTGGAAGTATCAGTACAACAAACACGGAACATGTTGTACTGAGCTCTACAGTCAAGAAGCATATTTTGATCTTGCCATGAAGTTAAAAGACAAGTTTGATCTTTTGCAAATGCTCAAAAGTCAAGGAGTTATTCCTGGAAAAACTTACACTGTTAACAAGATTGAAGAAGCGATCAGGGAAGTTACTCAAGTGTATCCTAACCTCAATTGCATTGGTAATCCACTAAAAACAATGGAACTCAAAGAGATAGGTATCTGTTTCAACCGAGAGGCAACTGAAGTGGTTGCTTGTCATCGACGTAAGACATGCAACCCATTGAACAAGAATGAAATTAGTTTTCCACTATGATTATCTCCCAATTAATTTCTATTTAAGTGCTTTTTGATATGTATAATATGAACGCAATACTCTGCGACAACCAACACAATAAAGCaataatttgttttgaaagaCCACTTTGTCGAACCCCTGGAACTGACATTCCCTATCAATTTATGATAGTAATTGCGAAATTCACGCTGTACACTGCTGTGTCAATTTTACAtatgtatacggtcgaaatcagaGAGCTCGATTTCGAGGACGTAACAGTGCCCCGGGCACGAGTCCGGGCAGCACGAGGTAGAGACCAGCTCTGATTGGAAAATGCATACCTCGAGGGAGGAAATCGGAGGCCCGTCATGATCTGCCGCGGGGGCAATGCAATTTCGATGACACTAAAAAAAAGCAAGAATTTCATAAGGACACGTAGATCAAAGCATAAATTATGGGATAAGATTAAATTATGtgataagatttgtacgaaatagTATGAGTCTTACTAGGTTGTTATGTcgctgtaccaatagaattctttaccacaTTTGGAAATATACCATATTAGAGTTttaccctcctatataaaggggaccccaatcatttgtaaagataTTTCATTGACTACAATAGAACATTCTACTCTGCTTTTCTCGTTTACCGTACTCATGATTGTTGTTGCGAcctaaacactcacgcaagtgtacgcgatcgacaagtaatatagtaacaagtaaagtatcgttccgaCGAAGACTTGTGATAAACTTATCAACTgttgcaaactcaaacaattattgATTTAAGCTAATTCattacaaaatacataaataaccaactTAAAACTTGACTGGTAATTTAACAATAATACTACACAAAGTTACTACACCACTTATacaattttcttttaacaattaataagagagatattccggggtcatgggcttgctagagatcatgctacgcttttagcttaaagataatttattgaattatctaggttattgattatagggttaataatacccataagaattTGTCAATTTCTTATGCGCCTATTCacgttaaattaatacctatatttctatggtattaatattaattcaaatgcatttacaaatcctatttctcaaccaagcaagacaattaagtatagttctatcttaattgcgaatctttcacccgatgcctaggatccggatcttgctctatttgattctatatgcaatcaagaatttcctttttcaagtttaactcaagattcgtaaatagtatttcactgttagctacgcagtaaaataattaacagcagaatcaaataaacaacccataatgataaattcaagatcatcaatttaagcttcaaacatcataatcatctaacacccataaccccagaTTACTtgggtttttagctactcataattatacaaatatcaacaataaaagtcttaaacataatataagtaaatacaagaagaaagtttagaaaaactctttaagTTCTTGCTTCAAGATTGTAATCCCTTTCTTTTCTCCACTTCAAGATTGAGTCTTCTCTtccctttctctctctaaaattatttcttcctCTAAAATCTGATCTATCCAATAATGGAGTTTTtgctttatgtaaattgagtgggattaagaaggaattccaattttacccctaaataaagtTTCTCCGGATAGGACACGCGCGAACTATCACGCGAAGTATGGAGTTCGCGCGATACTTCACGCGCTTCTCTTGGATTCCAGGCAGAAAAGCTCGCGAACTATTGCGCGAAGTTTGGAAGTTAGCGCATTAGTTCGCGCGCTTTAGTAGctcgattttgtccatttttccgtctcgtccttgcgcacactcgactcctaggggttcttcttgctcataaatcattccaatctcctcttgaaagcatcatttaggctcctcatcctgcaatgtatacatatcacaattagagcctatttttcatcaattaaccataatatgtcatcggaatataatcaagcggacgcataaacaatagctaaatcacctagatttcgcctattatcaacaccccacacttaattcattgttagtcctcgagcaatcaactatATTCTCTAGAGAATCCTTCGCTCAACCATTTCCTTTaacgcattacacctagaacaatATACATGTATCACTCCTAgtagtgaacaatcctagcctcaaagccaactctcaagtgccatgcaatattcacacGTCCTCAAAGTACTGTACATAGAAATCAAGACTTGCTTCTCCGTCACgattcatatgccctcacaattacatcaactaaaactgagttcaatccaccacattcaattcatatattcacatatatcaaggaaatcactcactctcatAAAAGAGGTCACATgtatgcaattggtaccataagcttgcccttaatgtaaatctctactaaggtaggctagctcgatccaaaatcaattaggactttttcatggttgtaatgtgggctaagggacaggtaggatgtatttaggaataatgactcaacccctaagcactttaacacatcacacgagcaattttctgcgcaaattcttcaacccacttctcattcatacacaatatcatcccacaaatacgcccttcttctttaagcactctattaattcattcccactagctagagcaaaacacaatgtaatcatcttttttttcttgtcactcaatttctgctagtggtgtattcgtttacaacataagtgcacctttcatccttttattggttccactcaaaatccaccccacacttatttccttcttacttcttttagcgctcttctcacaattaaagtgctttaagatgtaaaaggatcaaaacactgtcaattaagaacaaaagggtataggcttgtaatgcgcgtgccaaacaaaaagtctgaaggctcaaaagggttaactagggacaaattttatttttaataagcaattaagctcaaaaaggtcaaagaaagcctaacatcatttttcaaaccgagcatcacctcaaatttcgcttcaactcacataccgggcaagttctagacacaagtacaatacatggactacacaaatactcaccacacatggcatatgactcattccagatcagctcatcaagacactccattacgagcattcaattcagtacaaacatacaaattaaggcactttcagtgagattcaacaattaggactaagcgttacactctagggtctattgtgttcaggtgtgtcaacgctatgggttcacttttctatagcttataactccttattttagtctacaaataaaaaaaatataaaaacaaaaattaaaaactacCTATGCCCGGTTCAACATAAAcctttggaaaagaaccgcggcttaaagaaaaaccaagggggaattgctacactacctaagaaaaaaaatatataaaataaatctttttgttgttttctctagactcacttccctcaagaaaattcgtCTAAAAGATCTGTCGTAGGGAAAAGTCTAATTTTTAtaccatttttttattttttttagtgaaACTAAATTTAATCACGTCCCCCATTTATTTAGTTAACAAAATCCCCCACCCCGGCAAAAACTGTCAAGCCAACATGAGACAAACAAAATAACCCAGCAATTTGTACaatatcccccaccccacacttaaaaagaagacatgtccccatggctcAAAATTGAAAGCAGCAGTGAGGTAAAGAGACTTCCCTAGAACTTCACTCTTGATCGGACACGGTTTCGGGGTTAACGTTGCACGCATGCCCCAAAGCTCGCAGCCAACCCATAAACTTCTTTTCTGACTTGACTTGTCGGTCAGCTATTGTGTCCACACGAGTGCTCAAATCATACATGGAAGTGCGTATATCAGCCACCTCCTGTTCCAATGTGGTGGACCAGGATACTTTGGCACTTCTTGAAGAGGATGTTGTGTGTGACAATACTGCAACTAATTTACTGGGTGCTTGAGCCAGTGCTTCTTCCTCCACatccatttgttcttcctcctCCGAAGCATCCAAACCACTTTCATCCTCTCTACCTGCCTCTGCTACTGAGGCTGCCT comes from Nicotiana sylvestris unplaced genomic scaffold, ASM39365v2 Un00009, whole genome shotgun sequence and encodes:
- the LOC138884632 gene encoding ribonuclease S-7-like, translated to MFRSQLVSIFFILSFALSPVFGDFDQMQLVLTWPPTYCHEKSCARIPTNFRIHGLWPDNQHELLNNCKKSFTTITNSSKSNALDDRWPDLKYSKMKTIQTQDFWKYQYNKHGTCCTELYSQEAYFDLAMKLKDKFDLLQMLKSQGVIPGKTYTVNKIEEAIREVTQVYPNLNCIGNPLKTMELKEIGICFNREATEVVACHRRKTCNPLNKNEISFPL